A genomic window from Silene latifolia isolate original U9 population chromosome 11, ASM4854445v1, whole genome shotgun sequence includes:
- the LOC141612945 gene encoding putative F-box/FBD/LRR-repeat protein At5g22670, translated as MLQQDRWRSLPDDIIAKIISHLDLVHRPGYLYTITISATTFIVHFFDHCRPLDVTFNISEFWKILDNLFTLFTTPSIDTFNIYLHPALYDEPCARPILNSWARRLRARNIQRFAIEDAIKDRLCPPTPSVFQIQSLVSLYLSYTKFVSQHPTIILPNLKRLRLVSVNHGFLGRLLSSCPSLEDLSFSLNDKPTGKNSSVSISSKTLKRLSITLDISRVSGDVEVIIDAQTLDDLYFNVNSPLQSMRMLGLISNLKSIGLAGSVSMTMIYRSPSKTIFPFVTELTLSVSSSEVFEQHMLPYYFPNLERLVLYFCFSYNNDWDIKGRFVLVEYVKHLQLRMDYFRLNQRTLNFLTWLLTSAPNLEKLFIDGFGSTSTLFNDDFLDKDQFYENLLNCAEDTSCCEIEFCYERY; from the coding sequence ATGCTACAACAAGATAGATGGCGCTCTCTTCCTGACGACATTATCGCTAAGATTATTTCCCATCTCGACCTTGTTCATCGACCTGGATACTTATACACCATTACGATTTCCGCCACTACTTTCATAGTCCATTTTTTCGACCATTGTCGTCCTCTCGATGTTACGTTCAATATTTCTGAATTTTGGAAAATTCTTGATAACCTCTTCACCTTATTCACGACACCCTCTATCGACACCTTTAATATTTATCTCCACCCTGCCCTCTATGACGAACCTTGTGCGAGGCCTATCTTAAACTCATGGGCTCGTCGACTACGTGCTCGTAACATCCAACGCTTCGCGATTGAAGACGCGATTAAAGACCGACTTTGCCCGCCTACGCCTAGCGTTTTCCAAATTCAATCACTGGTATCACTTTACTTGTCATATACTAAGTTTGTTTCACAACATCCCACTATTATTCTTCCAAACCTAAAAAGACTTCGTCTTGTTTCGGTTAATCACGGATTTTTGGGACGGCTATTAAGTAGTTGTCCGTCACTTGAAGACTTGTCCTTTTCTCTTAATGATAAGCCAACCGGTAAAAATTCTTCGGTATCAATATCGAGTAAGACTTTGAAGCGATTGAGTATAACTCTAGATATATCGCGGGTTAGTGGGGACGTCGAGGTTATCATCGATGCTCAAACATTGGACGACTTGTACTTTAATGTTAATTCTCCCCTTCAATCAATGCGGATGCTCGGTTTGATATCCAACCTCAAGTCTATTGGACTTGCTGGTAGTGTCTCAATGACGATGATCTACCGTAGTCCAAGCAAGACGATCTTCCCTTTTGTGACGGAACTTACATTAAGTGTGAGTTCGTCTGAAGTATTTGAACAACATATGCTGCCCTATTATTTTCCCAATTTAGAGCGTCTTGTGTTATATTTTTGTTTCTCATACAACAATGATTGGGATATAAAGGGTAGATTTGTGCTAGTTGAATATGTGAAGCACTTACAGTTGCGAATGGATTACTTTCGACTCAACCAACGAACGTTGAATTTTTTGACATGGTTGTTAACAAGTGCCCCGAATTTGGAGAAGCTCTTCATCGATGGATTTGGAAGTACAAGTACTCTTTTTAACGATGATTTTTTGGATAAAGATCAATTTTACGAAAATTTACTTAACTGTGCAGAGGATACTTCATGTTGTGAAATCGAATTCTGTTACGAACGTTACTAA